A part of Diceros bicornis minor isolate mBicDic1 chromosome 10, mDicBic1.mat.cur, whole genome shotgun sequence genomic DNA contains:
- the EEF1B2 gene encoding elongation factor 1-beta, producing the protein MGFGDLRSAAGLQVLNDYLADRSYIEGFVPSQADVAVFEAVSGPPPADLCHALRWYNHIKSYEREKASLPGVKKALGKYGPADVEDTTGSGATDSKDDDDIDLFGSDDEEESEEAKRLREERLAQYESKKAKKPALVAKSSILLDVKPWDDETDMAKLEECVRSIQADGLVWGSSKLVPVGYGIKKLQIQCVVEDDKVGTDMLEERITAFEDYVQSMDVAAFNKI; encoded by the exons ATGGGTTTCGGGGACCTGAGGAGCGCCGCCGGCCTCCAGGTGCTCAACGACTACCTGGCGGACCGGAGCTACATCGAGGG GTTCGTGCCGTCGCAGGCCGACGTGGCCGTGTTCGAGGCGGTCTCCGGCCCGCCCCCCGCCGACCTGTGTCACGCCCTGCGCTGGTACAACCACATCAAGTCCTAcgagagggagaaggccag CCTGCCAGGAGTGAAGAAGGCTTTGGGCAAGTACGGCCCTGCTGATGTGGAAGACACCACAGGAAGTGGAGCTACAGATAGTAAAGACGATGATGACATTGATCTCTTTGGATCTGATGATGAAGAG gaaaGTGAAGAAGCGAAGAGGCTAAGAGAAGAACGCCTTGCACAGTATGAGTCAAAGAAAGCCAAGA AACCCGCACTTGTGGCCAAGTCTTCCATCCTGTTAGACGTGAAGCCTTGGGATGACGAGACAGATATGGCCAAACTGGAGGAGTGTGTCAGAAGCATTCAGGCAGACGGCTTGGTCTGGGGCTCCT CTAAACTAGTTCCAGTGGGGTATGGAATTAAAAAACTTCAAATACAGTGTGTAGTTGAAGACGATAAAGTTGGAACAGATATGCTCGAGGAGCGAATCACTGCCTTTGAGGACTATGTACAGTCCATGGATGTGGCTGCTTTCAACAAGATCTAA